The sequence below is a genomic window from Uranotaenia lowii strain MFRU-FL chromosome 2, ASM2978415v1, whole genome shotgun sequence.
AAAGCAAACGATGAAGCAGCTGAGGCGGAAGATAAACCGGAGGTAGAAAGCCCTAAGAATATTGAAACCTCTCCTAACGTAAATAAACGCCATGGTGCTTCGGAATCGGTCAACGAGGATGTGTTGGATGAAATTAAGCGATGCAAGCGGCCTCCGACACCGGAAAAAGATGACGGCAACCGGGAGGAAAGCGACAAAAGTCATGAGTATTATGGAATGACCCGACAGAGGTACACCCTTCCGGAGGTTCCAATGGATGTGGGAATGATGAGCGATATTTACGATCCGCAGATCGAATTTTGCAAGAAGGAAGAGTATAAGGACCTGTGCAGGAATTCTAAGGAATTTATTCGGCACAAGTTTCTGGTGCAAATGCCAGATTGTTTCGATTCCTTTTGGGATTATTGTTTGTCGAAAAGCAAGGATAATCCACAGGAGGTGTTTGATAAGCTGGGCCTTCGATTAGTTGGTCCGTTCGATGTTATGGGAAACAAATTCCAGGATGCGAAAATCCACGAACCCGGCGATTACCTACGCCACTGGCGGTTTTATTTCGATCCTCCGGAGTTCCAAACCGTTCTGGTGAAAAAGGGAACGGGACTTCACTACGGTTATTGGCGAGATCAGTTGGACGAGGCTAGTGGATTGGTTGCTGTTAATGATGTTAACAAGGGTTGCGAATTTAAAATGGTtggagaaaatattttcgatgctgtgatgtaagaaaaatgatattattttttaaacaatggtAATTAATctgatttaaacatctttcaGACACTTTCTCGAGAACGAAGTTACAACGACCCCATTCAACAAAGCGCAGATCGCTTCCTTTAAAAAATCCCTCGAAGATTGGGCTAAGGAGCGTAACATTCCCCTGAAAGGGCAGGATAAGTTGAAAGCACGCAGCAAAGCTGTAGTATGTAAAACTTTCCACAAGGCCGGCATCGTAGTGCCTTTCGATCGTAAGCAACAGCTTGGCTACCGTCAACTGTTGGAGAGtgatgcaaacttgaaaaaaatcctagCCAAATTTGACGGCCTAGATCGAGTGAAAGATTCCGATGAATTTACGGCAGCCAAAACAGCTCTACAACCGATCATTACCGGAGCCTTTATCGCGGTGGATGAATGTGATTTCGGAACAGCCCTGGAGTTGGCCATCGATTTGTTCTGCCACGGAACCAGTAATCTTCATGACATAATGAAACCGTTGTTCGTGACGGCCTATTCCCAGCTACAGAGGCCTGGATTTATCGCTAttataaaagttagtttttctccttttcattgaacaaaaacattattaatttttacaatttattttcaGTCGCATTTGGATAACCGCCGTAAAGGAATCGATCTGGATTTGCTGGCCAAATGAGGAGTTACTTGAACATTAGTTTCCTTCGTTGTTTccacaaaaaaattacagtttctTGAATCATTGCTGTCTCATTTGAGTAAATCTACATTCTACAGTAATTATTATACGCATGagatcaataaaatttaatagtAATTTGATAAATGTGGTCTTCTTTTCAGCgcttttttttgaacatttttaaacgccactcaatttttaatcagataCAGTTGCATtagaaaactaaattaaatcaaGCAAGCAACAAATCATTTCACGTTCTTTAAAAGATGTTATATTcggttcagaattgaaaaaaaatcttatgcattgaattccaaaaacaagattgatgaaatgagaagtcttgaaaaatctttttcaacatTTAGGAGGCAATTAAAACGtatacaaaactttaaattaatttatgaaaaaaaatggagcttttcaatattttttttttctcaaacttgTGTTTAGCAGTCTTGATAGCTATTAACGAAAGCTCACGCgagttttttaaatgttttctgcaaaaaatggttttttgttcaatgtgaatcaaaacgatttttagtttcaaatacattataatttttttctccgtgCTTACATTTTCGATTTTGCTTCATGGGCTCAATAGGTTCTAAtaagaattttgtttatatttatattcgaaattcaaacaaaactgctctgctttgtttgtttgttcatcTCCGCCAGTTTTCacgtaaacaaacaaaaaatcacccaatCGATCGGGCAGCGCCAGCACTATTTTTCATTGTTTCCCGGAAATTGTGCAAAGAAATTTCCGTTTCCGATTCGCCTGTGCTATCTCTAGCCGAGAATCGTTCAAAATTGAGAACAACAAAGGAAAACCAGGTGCAGGAAAGTCTTCCTCGAAGGGTGGTGGTGGCAGTAGCAGCGGAAGCGGAAGTTCAAACACTAATTCGCGGCAGTCCCAACAGATCGGGGCCATGAAACCGACCGTCGTTGCCGATGAGATGTTCCCGGAAGGACCCGGGCCGTTTCTCGATCTGGAGGAGGTGAGTTTGTGGGGATTTCTATTTCTCGGATGGAAGTATAAAACTTggtgtttatttttaatagGCTGGTGGTTCCACTGGATTGTTGATGGATCTGGCAGCGAACGAGAAGGATGTCCATGCCGATTTTTACAATGGTAAAGCAATACATTGGaaacattcgtttttttttgtcttaaatttggttttttttttgtagattttgagGATTTGTTCGACGAGGACGAGGATAACCTTATTTAAGAGAGAATGAAGTTATGTAAAGCAAAATAATAAAAGcaaattaatttaattgtttGTTCGAATTTTGTTACTTCTATCTAACCTGAAGTAATCCGAAGTCTCAATCTATTTACAACTATCAAAAGCAAAAGTTGTAGGATAATATACTAGaagtaataaaataagaaatgcaaaatcaaaaaaataataaaataaaataaaatttaatgcaaTATTTGTCCGTTCCTAACCCTATGCACTTTTGGTCTGAAACCCAAAGCAACGCGCGATAACCTTCAAAAGTCAAACCATAAAATTGTCATAAGCTGAACTCATCATCCGAAGAAATTAGCTTTCAAAGGCAGAAGTCTCAATTCACTTCTAGAGGTTGAGAATAAAACCTCTAGAAGTCTGAATTTTCTGTTATAAAAGTTGATCCCAACATAGCGGTTTTAAtgcctttttcaaaaattgtattccaAGAAAAAAGTCAGTCAGCTATTTTTTGTAAGCAGAACTTCtcacttttattattctcttttttatagcaaaaaatcaaatgtttcaaTCCCCTATGATTCTTTGTTCTAGGCAAAAGTTTTAACttactgatttttttatataggcagaagtctcaatccactaacagtttctacaaaaaaaatccattcaaagTAGCAGTAGTTTCACTCAATCCGGTGTTACTATTCATCATAAGCGGAAGTTTCAATCTGCTATACATTTTTCATCAGAAGAAGTCTTATTCGGCTTGACAAGCATTCAACAAATTCTTGAAAGCAGAAAACAGTCTTTGTATCGACAGAAGTTTCAATTCACTTGTTCAGAAGTCATCATCCAATGTTCTATTCAATTAGATCTGCTGAAACTGTTTTTCGTAATCaaaagttcaatttaaaatcaatgcAATTTTTCACAAACAGAAGGCTCAAACTGGTGTCATTATACATTTTCCGAGaagaataattttcaattcactATCTCATAGGCGGAAATCACGATTTAATGGGGCAATTCATAATAGAAATCTTTATGAATTCCCATAAACAGCAGAAGTATCAATTCGTTGAAGCTTTTTCTCATCGGAAAAATCGttcaattgaacttttttttttaaaacagtactgccgttctaagcaagaatgtcccatgtgacttttcggtcattttcactttttcgctGGAAACGGTCtattttagtgttaactttcgaataaaaacacaaacaagtatactttgttctgaacttatacgaaattttcatcaagggtgttgtctctatgttgatagttctcaCAAGAATGTCACATGCACTAGAGAGAACTCTATGAAAAAtgccatttttatcaaaaaattctcttaagaTGAGTTTAAACTGTTTCACTGAAAACCACCAAAAAAGAGGAcggaggaggagcgagaagccttgagtgttttattcagagaaattttcactaaacacttttcggtaggcactacttacaggatccatacttaactatatacatttttataaacaaagaggaacgtttttcttaaattacggTTTAacatgagtttttgggaaaaaaagaaactatatgtgcttttaaaatgatagaaaagttGTAGCcatgtgacagtttttcgtagaactagcatcggcatgcgttctgattctacttaaaagtgtcacacggagcattgttggctctaatttgctgttttttgtaagaaagttattttttttttgacagaaaacattgttaaatgattaacttgaactgttcactacgaaaaaactattagtgaatttttagtttttaagaaaaaatggaaatatagctgatatttcaatcgcatttttctcgtttgcacgttttcccacatgggacaatcttgcttagaacggcagagTAGCAGTCTCAAATCACTGTAGCCACTTTTTGTCAAATGCAGAAATTTTAATCCGCTGTGAAATCGATTATGATTAGTAACAGACAATCGTAAACTGAAACACTTTTGACCGTAGTTTTTTTTCCGCTTTCGTACTGATTGGCATCTTTCGGATCaatatatctaaaaaaaaattgttataactaCTTTCTATGTGTTTATTAAATGTTAGATTTCGGGGTTTCACAGGTGTTTGCAATGAATTACGGACAGGCGCTCAGAGGCGTTtccttgttttaaaaattaaatgatcttctaaagaaaaaaaaaacttttatgaaataaaaacttaattacaatataaaaaataaacctttttttgtTTGACGACCTTATTTTTCCATTCGTCCACAGTTTTTATTTCTCTCACGTGTTGTGGAGTACGCacatcatttgaatttttcctcTAATTTAGAAGGAAAACTTATTTTCTTCTGCAAgtcaataatattttaataatcgATAAAGtcttcaaaaaacataaaataaaacttaaaaaaaacgagaaaaaaacacgCTTAGCATTTTCTGGTTGTTTCtctgattctttttttcttcttctctccTTTCAACTTACAACTAATAAGGTTTGTGTGTactttttgttttatcatttaTTCACAAAGTCTTCGCGACCgaggaaaagtaaaatttagagtttcaGCTTGTTCTTGGTGCAATGTTTCCATACTTGGTTGGTGGTAGCGGACAAATCGAAACCACTACTGTAGTGGTTGAGCGAATTTTGTCGAACATTTTTATAAGGTGTATTATATTTTGTAGCATTTTGTTTTCTgttgttgaaatttatatttgctgaatttgttgttttagtgatacaaattttaaattttaattacaatGAAGCCCAATAAATATGTACAATGTCATGCATCAGTTTTCTTAGTGCaatatctttctttttttaatgtaaaccAAAACTTTTCAACCAAGTTCAATCGGTATATAATCGAAACAATCCAAaagactttttaaaattttataatggtaatagttttaataaaagaaaTCAGAATACCTGACAAATGTTTCCGTTAAAAATCTGTTAGAATGAATCTGCGGTTAACAACAAATTGACAAGCGCATTCATCGGCGCAAAGTGATTAAGTTAAGACTGATATTATGATGCGATTTCTATTGATTTGCGGAAAGAGTTTATTTAGTAGCATTAAGTGTGAAAAGTAAACGTTACTTCTGTACTTTCCGGTGCATCAAAATTAGCTAGATTTTCTTCCACTTTCTATCGATGGTCGGTTTCATAGTTCTCTCTCTGGATCATTCTGCGACATAAACGTGGTTGAAGGTTTGATTCTGCACTTACTACTAAGCGATAACTACCAACTTTTGCACGGCGACATTAAAGGGACATAATAGAGCTCATTGCCTTTCATCCTACGAAGAAATAAACTTACATGTTTAacgataacgattttttttttgctgtttgttTGCACTGCTTCTATGCATTGAGTGAGTTCTTATCAGtaacattccattttttttttttctttaatgcaATCAATTGCGTACTTTTCATATCTGTTTTTTACATCTTACCCACTAAATTCACCGCCTTTTCACCTGCAAATCAACATCCACTTGCAACTATTTGAAAAGAAACTAGCCATTCCCAATTCAACTTGCTGTTGAGATTACCTTTTTTGTTGGGTAACCTCCAAGCAGCCTCGCGCCAACTTCTACCGTACACAGAAAGCAATAAATTCGTGTGCATGAGCAAAACAAGCATATGTGTCTCGCCGTGCTTGCTAGCACTGTCTTTTGCCGATTCAACATTGCATTCCAAGCCAGCTTCCGGGTTCAGGGTCAGGGGAGCAAAATTCATCCTTTTTATCCATCCTGGCCATCTTCGGAGATCAGATCGTCCTCGTTCAGTTCGCTAGCGTTGTCCGGGTGGAAGGTGGCAAACAGATCGCCAACATCCTGGGCACTGTCGTCGTAGAAATCTTGCCCGCCGTAGGACGAAGCCATCTCCAAATCGTCGGTTTCGTTCTCGATGCCAAGGCCGTACTCTGTGGATGAGATGGGTGGAAAGGTTAAAATGCGGATACGAACGATAGTCActgcgtttatttttttttaattgtttttgtatCTGGGATATATTAAACTCTTTATCCTATGCCAGAGTGATTTTCAACTAATGACCTCACTTGTTTACCTTATTTTACTAAAGAAGCATAACTTGTGATGCAAAGCATACTTCACTTCGATAAATTAAAAGGATTCATGGAAAGGCGTGACGAGATGCCTTCGAGAATCTTTGAAAGAGGGACGGATACAATGTATTCAAGCTACCTTCGTTATGCTTATCATTGCGATCTGCACAAATTGTGATGACGTTACATAGAAATAGCTGCGAAACAATGAAAAATAGCGTTACGCAATGCTGAGCATATCATCCAATCTCTCGTAATTCTTAGGTTCACCCTTTAagtgcgttacgtaatttatgacACCCCGTAGAACTAAGATCAGCTGTGAAACTTAAGACGTTTAGATATGGCCCTAAGATTTGAGACAAACGACACTGGACCTGAGAAATAAAATCTAGGGCATGAGACCTGATAGCATAAAACTGAGACACGAAGTATGGCACATTACACATGACTTGAGGCGTGAAACCATTGAAATGAGACGTAAGACGTGGGAAGTGAGATGTGGATCGTGAGAACTGAGACATCATTTGAGCTAGACCATCGCAGACTGCATGCCACGTGTTGATGTTatcacacatcttctgcaacatgttgtcggctgtcgtgtctggttcGCAGGCTGCAAATATGTTGgcacgttcctcttcaaatcttggacaatagaatGCCACGTGTTTGGATGTCTCGTCCGGGTCACCACATGTTAGGCAGACCAGCTAGGCCACATGTCCGAACctgtggtgatacttcatgGAGCAttcatgaccagtcaggaatagCGTCATGAAGAAATTCGAGTCGCCATGCTTTCTTTCCATTCATTCCTTGATATTTTggatcaaacgatgggtccaccttcttCTTTCtaagctgtcccacagctgctgccagttggccaTGGAGCTATTCctggctcgtgttctcacgttttgcgtgtctctattttcgtagcaatCGGAGTTCTCCACCAACAAAACCAAGATGGGCATGACTTCCGCTTCAACGCATGCAGCCTCCGACCAAACATtgcggtatgcactgatgacccgtaaatctgctggttacactggaCGTTAAGGTCAGATTTTCAGGCCGACCCTCCATATCGAAGAATTGACGAAACCACACTCGAGATTATCCTCCGCTGATTACTTCGGATTCCCGAGTTGTTCGCAACTATCTTAATATATAAGCGCGGCCGTGGCTGCTGCCGCATTCTTGCACACATACTCAACgtggtttttaaagctgagcctgtcgtcaatcatcacacccAAATATTAAAGCTCGCGCTTTTATTCGATAGTTCATGGTAcaactgtaatcctgcctgtttgcggtgaaatcaggttttacatcaggaccatctcggttttgtggttaGCAAACTCTTAGAGTACATCCCGCTTTCCACCGCCTCTACAACTTTACTCCCTCTGgcaggctcaatgtcagcaCCTCATCGCACGTAATATTCCACAAAACCATGGGACCGACCCTTACGGTACTCCAACTGTAACATCCACttcctgaaatccttcgctCGTCATGTATTGTAGCTTACGGTTTTGGAAATAGTTTCCACTAATTTTCCTAACAGCCGAATCTGGGACGGCACAGGTGCATCACAGCTTAATACTACAGAATCCGGTCGGGGTTGTTTCCAATCTGGCATCCCTTCCTGCTTCGACGGGCGTACCGCCGACGACTTCGGCCTCGATTCGGCTTGCTCCCACCACGTCAGCAAAAACTAAACTCGCAAaaccaaaatgacgaaaaatcgGGCGCCGAAAATCGATCAGCTCTTGAGCAACGGCTCAGCTCCCGAAAACGACCCTATCGATAAATTAATAACAGCTTTCATTTATCTGATGAAGCGCATCCGATAAATAACTCACCCATTGGGGCCGTTGTCTTCTGCTAGATCTAAAAGCTATGGCCCGCTACGTGATTTAGTGAACACATGACCCTACAATATCGAGCAGTTACTTTAATGGCTCTAGGAGTGGGATTTTTATTTCAGGTTAGACTCACCCTATGTCTTGTCTCTAGGCTGCGAAgctttctttcttcttcttttcctttttgtttttctggctGACTTTATCCGATCGAACAAAGTTGGTACACTTGATCTCACCTTATTGACCGAAAGATACGGATATCTCCTCCTTCAAATCTGGCTGCGACTCTGGAATGCGAGCAAATGGTGTAATTTAGGCAATAAATGCTTTTAACATCGATCAcgaatcaaaatccaaattttcttcTTCGGTTGGTGTTGTTCAGATTTGTTGGCTGTTGTTTACGTTGTTTTCCCATGTTTGCGATTGACATCTACTAGTCCatactaggagacggttcgtctcgagacggtcaaagcgtctcccattttattagggagacgctgagaccatctcaggtttccaacaaacAACagcagacaacaaagttcgccTCATAAAAACAATCACAGTTCAGGTTGCCTAGTATGGACTAGGCTTTAGTTCTTAACACTCATTTTTTGGTCAGATGTTAACTCTAACGGTAGAACACGCTCAGAACAAAATAGCTACACAGACTACATTGTACCATTATCCGTTATAtcgatctgttgcgctctacctttAGGGcagagctccaggccgctcatCCATATTGTTGTTTCGatagtgctacgctcgcaaggagacttCTCTTGATACtttttggaccatggcagttcgacATAATCCACGCCAATGAGTCGATGACTTTCGACTCACTATCACAACAGTAAAACTAACAGTAAAACGACTATCGACtattattcatatatttttcagcTGCTGCTTCGAAGATGTGGTGTGTCCTCCAACAGTATTCTCCAGGTGCGACAAAACTACTCTGTTAGTCACTtcggtgagctatctgaagtaTTCTGAAACTTGACTACTCCATCCAGACGCCAGCCTTTTCTACAAAGTCTTCTACCTcttcgattgtttcgccggtaatCATGAGCAAGATTCGTctgcaaatccgactatctgcgcccctgctggtagtttcaacgTTAACACCTTATTATACGCGGCATTATAAAGAACAGGTTCTACTATGGAACActcgctgttagggcagtagatcgtaaccctGTTTCGGTTCCGTAGGTAAAGACGCGATTTTCAAAAAGAGATTGGGATCACACATCCTGTGAAGCGGGACAATGATGGATGCCCTGGATGTTTTCTATCCGGGCCTGGGGCCTTATccaccgcaagtttcttagcgatgACCACAAGTTCCTTGTTTGTTACTTGCTCGATGTCGTGGACTCCCGCGTCGTACGGGGCTAGCGGCCACTGTGTCGGATCATGCACGGGAAAAGATGCGCAACGAtctcaggtttaagcgattcacatacatttccatcaaatgtggttcgccgcattgaatcgcattcgccgtttcgcatcgcatcgcactcactatgtcatcggcctcagTCACTGACGTTCTGTCCGGTAttccatgcttgcgataggtgctgGTAGCTCCAGTGTTACACAGCCCAACCTTCAGTCTCGCGAATGCTTCTAGTAAGCTGTGGCCTCTAGGGTTATTTCACTTATTACTCCAGTTAACCGACCAAGCGTTAAGTCATCTCCTATCATTACAGGGGCCATTCCTGTCAATTCGTGAGTGATTTCATTCAACATTGTGTTAAAATCTCCGATCGTCGTCCATCTTGGaggagcgtagcagctacagaagatGATGCCGTTAATTTTGGCAATCAGGAATCCGTCCC
It includes:
- the LOC129746695 gene encoding histone PARylation factor 1-like yields the protein MDKPDCKYGASCYQKNPAHKEKYRHPPKANDEAAEAEDKPEVESPKNIETSPNVNKRHGASESVNEDVLDEIKRCKRPPTPEKDDGNREESDKSHEYYGMTRQRYTLPEVPMDVGMMSDIYDPQIEFCKKEEYKDLCRNSKEFIRHKFLVQMPDCFDSFWDYCLSKSKDNPQEVFDKLGLRLVGPFDVMGNKFQDAKIHEPGDYLRHWRFYFDPPEFQTVLVKKGTGLHYGYWRDQLDEASGLVAVNDVNKGCEFKMVGENIFDAVIHFLENEVTTTPFNKAQIASFKKSLEDWAKERNIPLKGQDKLKARSKAVVCKTFHKAGIVVPFDRKQQLGYRQLLESDANLKKILAKFDGLDRVKDSDEFTAAKTALQPIITGAFIAVDECDFGTALELAIDLFCHGTSNLHDIMKPLFVTAYSQLQRPGFIAIIKSHLDNRRKGIDLDLLAK
- the LOC129748209 gene encoding COP9 signalosome complex subunit 9 is translated as MKPTVVADEMFPEGPGPFLDLEEAGGSTGLLMDLAANEKDVHADFYNDFEDLFDEDEDNLI